One region of Parerythrobacter jejuensis genomic DNA includes:
- the cysD gene encoding sulfate adenylyltransferase subunit CysD produces the protein MATQLTHLQRLESESIHILRETVAEAEKPVMMYSVGKDSAVMLHLARKAFYPAPPPFPLLHVDTTWKFRAMYDLRERSAQEAGMDLLVWQNPEAKERGINPFDHGPLHTDMWKTQGLKQALDHYGFDVAFGGARRDEEKSRAKERIFSFRTTSHGWDPKRQRPELWNLYNARKSKGESIRVFPLSNWTELDIWQYIMAEQIEIVPLYFAAPRPTFEWEGGLFMADDIDRLEQVMGHRPEITQRSVRFRTLGCFPLTGAVESEAATLAEVVQEMLLTTTSERQGRVIDQDEGGAGMEKKKQEGYF, from the coding sequence ATGGCGACACAACTGACCCATCTTCAGCGGCTCGAATCCGAAAGCATCCATATTCTGCGCGAAACCGTGGCGGAGGCTGAAAAGCCGGTGATGATGTATTCCGTGGGTAAGGACAGCGCAGTGATGCTGCATCTCGCGCGCAAGGCGTTCTATCCGGCACCCCCGCCCTTCCCGTTGCTCCATGTCGATACGACGTGGAAGTTTCGCGCCATGTACGATTTGCGCGAGCGCTCTGCACAAGAGGCCGGGATGGATCTGTTGGTGTGGCAAAACCCCGAAGCCAAGGAGCGCGGTATAAACCCCTTCGATCACGGCCCGCTCCACACCGATATGTGGAAGACGCAAGGGTTGAAGCAAGCGCTCGACCACTACGGGTTCGATGTCGCTTTCGGTGGTGCACGGCGCGACGAGGAGAAGAGCCGCGCGAAGGAGCGTATCTTTTCCTTCCGCACTACCAGCCACGGATGGGACCCGAAGCGGCAGCGGCCCGAATTGTGGAATCTCTACAACGCGCGCAAATCGAAAGGGGAGAGCATCCGCGTCTTCCCGCTCTCCAATTGGACCGAGCTAGATATCTGGCAGTACATCATGGCCGAGCAGATCGAGATCGTGCCGCTATATTTTGCCGCACCCCGCCCGACCTTCGAATGGGAAGGCGGCTTGTTCATGGCCGACGATATCGACCGGCTGGAACAGGTCATGGGACACAGGCCAGAGATTACCCAGCGGTCCGTACGCTTCCGCACCCTCGGCTGCTTCCCACTGACGGGCGCAGTGGAAAGCGAAGCCGCGACGCTGGCCGAGGTGGTGCAGGAAATGCTGCTGACCACCACCAGCGAACGGCAGGGCCGCGTAATTGATCAGGATGAGGGCGGCGCCGGGATGGAAAAGAAGAAGCAGGAGGGCTATTTCTGA
- the cysN gene encoding sulfate adenylyltransferase subunit CysN, with the protein MAELTASPTVKSNGNTAYRPDALIAEDIEGYLAQHQDKSLLRFITCGSVDDGKSTLIGRLLYDSKMIFEDQLAALESDSKKVGTQGQDLDFALLVDGLAAEREQGITIDVAYRFFATEKRKFIVADTPGHEQYTRNMVTGASTADAAVILVDARKGVLVQTRRHSFIAKLLGIRNIVLAVNKMDLVDFDQAAFDAIVADYRTFASDIGLEDVTAIPISGFKGDNIAAAPSSETPWYSGPSLIEHLESVPIANREAQSRPFRMPVQWVNRPNLDFRGFAGLVSDGRVRPGDAVRVVPSGATSTIKSIETFDGSLDEAVAGQAVTLTLADEIDCSRGDVIAAAEAPVEAADQFEASLVWMSEDALKPGRGYWLKLGTRTVTATIQEPKYEINVNTLEHLAAKTLDLNAIGVAEVTTDRPIAFESYADSKTLGGFILIDKETNATVAAGMLNFSLRRAQNVHWQATDIARTDHAKLKNQQPRVLWFTGLSGSGKSTIANEVEKRLALMNRHTFLLDGDNVRHGLNKDLGFTEADRIENIRRVGEVAKLMTDAGLIVLTAFISPFRAERRMVRDMLPDGEFIEIFVDTPLEVAEERDVKGLYKKAREGTLKNFTGIDSPYEEPEAPEITVNTVAMTAAEAAEYILQQIMPLK; encoded by the coding sequence ATGGCCGAATTGACTGCCAGCCCGACTGTGAAATCGAATGGCAATACGGCCTATCGCCCTGACGCGCTGATTGCCGAAGATATCGAAGGCTATCTGGCACAACACCAGGACAAGAGCCTCTTGCGGTTTATCACCTGCGGGAGTGTCGACGATGGCAAGTCTACCCTGATCGGTCGCCTGCTCTACGATTCCAAAATGATCTTCGAAGACCAGCTTGCTGCACTCGAAAGCGACAGCAAGAAGGTCGGCACTCAGGGGCAGGACCTAGACTTTGCCCTGCTGGTCGACGGGCTGGCCGCAGAACGCGAACAAGGCATCACGATCGATGTCGCCTACCGCTTTTTCGCAACCGAGAAGCGCAAATTCATCGTCGCAGATACGCCGGGGCACGAGCAATATACGCGCAACATGGTGACCGGTGCATCAACGGCCGATGCTGCGGTGATCCTTGTCGACGCGCGTAAGGGCGTCCTGGTGCAAACCCGCCGCCACAGCTTCATCGCCAAGCTGCTTGGCATCCGCAATATCGTGCTGGCCGTGAACAAGATGGATCTGGTCGATTTCGATCAGGCCGCCTTTGACGCGATTGTTGCAGACTACCGCACATTCGCGAGCGATATCGGGCTGGAGGATGTGACTGCGATCCCTATCTCGGGCTTCAAGGGCGACAATATCGCCGCCGCACCTTCTTCTGAAACGCCATGGTATTCCGGACCGAGCCTGATCGAACATCTGGAAAGCGTGCCGATTGCCAATCGCGAAGCGCAAAGCCGACCGTTCCGTATGCCTGTGCAATGGGTCAACCGGCCCAATCTGGATTTTCGCGGATTTGCCGGGCTGGTCAGCGATGGGAGAGTCAGGCCGGGCGATGCGGTTCGCGTGGTTCCCTCCGGCGCGACAAGCACCATCAAGAGCATCGAAACATTTGACGGCTCTCTAGACGAAGCCGTTGCAGGCCAGGCCGTGACCCTGACGCTGGCAGACGAGATCGATTGCAGCCGGGGCGATGTGATCGCGGCGGCAGAAGCACCGGTCGAAGCGGCCGACCAGTTTGAAGCATCGCTGGTATGGATGAGCGAAGACGCCCTGAAGCCCGGTCGCGGGTACTGGCTCAAGCTTGGCACCAGGACTGTGACTGCGACGATCCAGGAGCCGAAATACGAGATCAACGTCAACACGCTGGAGCATTTGGCGGCCAAAACGCTCGACCTGAATGCCATCGGTGTGGCCGAAGTCACCACTGACAGGCCCATCGCATTCGAATCCTATGCCGACAGCAAGACGCTGGGCGGATTCATCCTGATCGACAAGGAGACCAACGCCACGGTCGCGGCCGGGATGCTGAATTTCAGCCTGCGCCGCGCCCAGAATGTGCATTGGCAGGCGACCGACATTGCCCGCACCGACCATGCCAAGCTGAAGAACCAGCAGCCGCGCGTCCTGTGGTTCACCGGCCTGTCCGGTTCGGGCAAATCGACCATCGCCAACGAGGTCGAGAAGCGACTTGCACTGATGAACCGGCATACCTTCCTGCTCGATGGCGACAATGTACGGCACGGGCTGAACAAGGATCTGGGTTTTACCGAGGCCGACCGGATCGAGAATATCCGCCGGGTCGGGGAAGTCGCCAAATTGATGACCGATGCTGGGCTGATCGTTCTGACTGCCTTTATCAGCCCGTTCAGGGCCGAACGCCGGATGGTTCGTGACATGCTGCCCGACGGGGAATTCATCGAGATTTTCGTCGACACTCCGCTGGAAGTCGCCGAGGAACGCGATGTCAAAGGGCTTTACAAGAAGGCGCGCGAGGGGACATTGAAGAACTTTACCGGCATCGACAGCCCCTATGAGGAACCCGAAGCGCCCGAAATCACAGTCAATACGGTGGCCATGACGGCGGCCGAAGCTGCGGAATACATCCTCCAGCAAATCATGCCGCTCAAATGA
- a CDS encoding 3'(2'),5'-bisphosphate nucleotidase CysQ, with translation MRESDGELAARLAAEAGEILLTVRADAGLSGMALGNLGDKTANDYLCAALAEHRPEDGLLSEERKDTSERLAMLRVWIVDPVDGTREYGEARGDWAVHVGLAIDGVAAVGAVALPGLDGGIVLRSDAPATVPAMADVPRMVVSRTRPAPEAVAVAQQIGAELLPMGSAGAKAMAVVRGDAEIYLHSGGQYEWDNCAPVAVAQAHGLHCSRIDGSPMRYNQEDTYLPDLLICRPEWTERVFAALARI, from the coding sequence ATGAGGGAAAGTGACGGCGAACTTGCCGCCCGACTGGCTGCAGAAGCAGGGGAAATCCTGCTCACGGTGCGCGCGGATGCAGGCCTTAGCGGCATGGCGTTGGGCAATTTGGGCGACAAGACCGCCAATGACTATTTGTGCGCAGCACTGGCCGAGCACCGGCCCGAGGACGGGCTGCTGTCAGAAGAGCGCAAGGATACAAGCGAGAGGCTTGCCATGTTGCGGGTCTGGATTGTCGATCCGGTCGACGGGACGCGCGAGTATGGCGAGGCCCGCGGCGACTGGGCGGTCCATGTCGGCTTGGCAATCGATGGTGTAGCTGCCGTTGGCGCAGTGGCCCTGCCCGGCCTCGATGGCGGCATCGTTCTGCGATCCGATGCTCCTGCGACAGTGCCGGCCATGGCGGATGTGCCCCGGATGGTGGTCAGTCGCACCCGCCCCGCTCCAGAGGCTGTGGCCGTTGCCCAGCAGATTGGCGCAGAGCTTCTGCCCATGGGTTCAGCCGGAGCCAAGGCGATGGCCGTGGTCCGTGGTGACGCCGAAATCTACCTGCATTCCGGCGGCCAGTATGAATGGGACAATTGTGCCCCCGTTGCCGTTGCCCAGGCGCATGGTCTCCACTGTTCGCGGATCGACGGATCGCCGATGCGCTATAACCAGGAGGATACCTATCTCCCCGATTTGCTGATTTGTCGCCCGGAGTGGACCGAGCGCGTGTTTGCCGCGCTTGCGCGCATTTAG
- a CDS encoding OmpA family protein, which produces MRSVLILGLSSLALLACGDTTDADPTVVDDVEASPSTTEPVSIIRPDIEEARMVPLEPLALTISFGKSGDELDDTAVALLEDMLASRQFEAGGAITIGGHSDAGGDDAVNQRMSQSRADAVKAWLVGQDVPEDRITTIAFGEQNPVAPNALPDGEPNEPGRIANRRVEIRIAVPEGMMVEAEPKSLTDAVSADDQDVGEATPES; this is translated from the coding sequence ATGCGCTCTGTCCTTATTCTGGGCCTTTCCTCGCTCGCTCTTCTGGCGTGTGGCGACACGACCGATGCCGACCCCACCGTAGTCGATGACGTCGAAGCTTCGCCGAGCACGACCGAGCCTGTATCGATTATCCGTCCGGATATCGAGGAAGCCCGCATGGTGCCGCTCGAACCGCTGGCGCTCACCATCAGTTTTGGCAAGAGCGGCGACGAACTGGACGATACCGCAGTGGCCCTGCTGGAAGACATGCTCGCCAGTCGGCAGTTCGAAGCAGGCGGTGCGATTACGATTGGGGGCCATAGCGATGCTGGCGGCGACGACGCCGTCAATCAGCGTATGTCGCAAAGCCGGGCCGATGCGGTAAAGGCTTGGCTGGTTGGGCAGGATGTCCCGGAAGACCGCATCACCACCATCGCCTTTGGCGAGCAGAATCCGGTTGCGCCGAACGCCTTGCCCGATGGCGAGCCGAATGAGCCTGGCCGTATCGCCAATCGTCGTGTCGAAATCCGGATCGCTGTGCCCGAGGGGATGATGGTGGAAGCCGAACCCAAGAGCCTGACCGATGCAGTCTCTGCGGATGATCAGGATGTTGGTGAGGCTACGCCAGAGAGCTAA
- a CDS encoding cation:proton antiporter — MESQALVIATVGVLGIGAQWIAWRTGWPAIVLMLLAGFLAGPVLGLFNPEETFGDLLEPMIGIGVALILFEGGLSLDLRELRHSGDAVWRLATIGVLVGWALGSAAGFYVAGIVWPVAILFGGILVVTGPTVVLPLLRQSNVQARPASILKWESIVNDPTGALCAVIAYEYFRKVAESPGASIFEVVPPLLIAAIIAGLIGYAAAWLIAFLFPRGAIPEYLKVPVLFVTVIGVFVLSNKIEHEAGLVAVTVMGVALANMNVSSLRSIHPFKENIAVLLVSGIFILLASSLQVSDLEYFNWRFAAFLLVLLFVVRPATVLISLLGSSVPWNERLFVAWIAPRGIVLVAISGLFALRLSELGYADGNLLIGLSFAVVVATIVAHGFTVDLVARWLKIKGNNQPGLLIVGSTPWTIALAKEMQALKTPVMIVDPSWQSLAPARREGLPFYHGEILNEATEHNLDLTPYQVLVAATGNEAYNALVCNEFAYEIGRDSVYQLGDSDDEDHRTLPDSLRGRSLFESGFGVADVQERQKQGWVFRKTKLSDQFNFEDAQDKLPESAHMLLLLRETGTMRFFTHAARPEPRAGDTVISFSPPQDRPADELAQRKSGNRGTAPEPA; from the coding sequence ATGGAATCCCAAGCACTTGTAATTGCAACGGTTGGCGTACTCGGTATCGGGGCGCAATGGATTGCGTGGCGGACTGGTTGGCCGGCCATTGTGCTGATGCTCCTGGCCGGCTTTCTGGCCGGGCCGGTGCTGGGCCTGTTCAATCCTGAAGAGACCTTTGGCGATCTGCTGGAGCCGATGATCGGCATCGGTGTTGCACTGATCCTGTTTGAAGGCGGTCTCAGCCTCGATTTGCGCGAATTGCGCCATTCCGGTGACGCCGTATGGCGGCTCGCGACCATTGGGGTACTGGTGGGCTGGGCGCTTGGCTCTGCTGCCGGTTTCTATGTCGCCGGGATAGTGTGGCCAGTGGCAATCCTGTTCGGCGGGATCCTGGTGGTGACCGGGCCCACAGTGGTCTTGCCCTTGCTACGCCAGTCAAACGTGCAAGCGCGACCTGCATCGATCCTGAAATGGGAATCGATCGTCAATGATCCGACCGGCGCGCTATGTGCTGTGATTGCCTATGAGTATTTCCGCAAAGTTGCCGAGAGCCCAGGCGCTTCTATCTTCGAGGTTGTGCCGCCGCTCCTGATCGCTGCAATCATCGCTGGCCTGATCGGCTATGCGGCAGCGTGGCTTATCGCCTTCCTGTTTCCGCGCGGGGCCATACCCGAATATCTCAAAGTGCCCGTCCTGTTCGTCACCGTGATCGGTGTCTTCGTGCTGTCCAACAAGATCGAGCATGAGGCAGGTTTGGTGGCCGTCACCGTCATGGGCGTGGCGCTGGCCAACATGAATGTATCGAGCTTGCGCAGCATCCATCCGTTCAAGGAGAACATAGCAGTTCTGTTGGTGTCGGGGATTTTCATCCTTCTCGCCTCCAGCCTGCAGGTGTCCGACCTCGAATATTTCAACTGGCGCTTTGCCGCATTCCTGCTGGTGCTGTTGTTTGTAGTTCGCCCGGCGACCGTCCTGATCAGTCTCCTGGGTAGTTCAGTGCCCTGGAACGAGCGACTGTTCGTGGCCTGGATCGCTCCGCGCGGGATTGTTCTGGTGGCAATCTCCGGCCTGTTTGCCCTGCGGCTCAGCGAGCTTGGATATGCAGATGGAAACCTGCTCATAGGCCTTAGCTTTGCCGTCGTTGTCGCAACTATCGTGGCCCACGGCTTTACGGTCGATCTAGTTGCCCGCTGGCTCAAGATCAAAGGCAACAATCAACCCGGCCTGCTTATTGTCGGAAGCACTCCATGGACGATCGCGCTGGCGAAAGAAATGCAGGCGCTGAAGACGCCGGTAATGATTGTCGATCCAAGCTGGCAGAGCCTCGCCCCGGCGCGGCGGGAAGGACTTCCCTTTTATCACGGCGAAATCCTCAACGAAGCGACCGAGCACAATCTCGACCTGACGCCGTACCAGGTCCTGGTCGCAGCGACCGGGAATGAGGCTTACAATGCCTTGGTCTGCAACGAGTTTGCCTACGAAATCGGTCGCGACAGTGTCTATCAGCTAGGCGATTCTGACGATGAGGATCATCGCACCTTGCCCGATAGCCTACGGGGCCGTTCGCTGTTCGAATCGGGCTTCGGCGTAGCAGATGTGCAGGAGCGGCAGAAACAAGGTTGGGTATTCCGCAAAACCAAATTGTCCGATCAGTTCAATTTCGAGGACGCACAGGACAAGCTGCCGGAGTCCGCCCATATGCTATTGCTGCTGCGTGAAACCGGTACGATGCGCTTTTTCACCCATGCGGCGCGGCCCGAGCCCCGCGCAGGCGACACCGTCATTTCGTTCTCGCCACCGCAGGATCGGCCAGCTGACGAGCTGGCACAACGCAAATCCGGCAACAGGGGCACGGCCCCCGAGCCGGCATGA
- a CDS encoding adenine phosphoribosyltransferase, with amino-acid sequence MTTDELKALIRTVPDFPSPGIQFRDITTLLGHGAGLAATMKHLAKAAELAGAEVIAGMEARGFIFGTGVAVELGIGFIPIRKPGKLPIKTIGVDYDLEYGTDRLEIDPAAIAPGQRVVMVDDLIATGGTALAAADLLRQAGGIVEQALFVIDLPELGGAEKLRSAGVTVDALMAFDGH; translated from the coding sequence ATGACGACCGATGAACTCAAAGCCTTGATCCGCACCGTGCCGGATTTCCCTTCTCCGGGGATCCAGTTCCGTGACATCACGACTCTTCTCGGTCACGGGGCTGGCCTTGCCGCAACCATGAAACACCTCGCCAAGGCGGCCGAATTGGCCGGAGCCGAGGTGATTGCAGGGATGGAAGCGCGCGGCTTCATCTTCGGCACTGGTGTGGCGGTGGAGCTGGGCATCGGTTTCATACCGATCCGCAAGCCGGGCAAGCTACCGATCAAGACCATCGGGGTGGATTACGACCTCGAATACGGGACGGATCGGCTGGAAATCGATCCAGCTGCGATTGCGCCGGGCCAGCGGGTCGTGATGGTCGATGATCTGATCGCCACGGGTGGCACGGCGCTGGCCGCCGCCGATCTGTTGCGACAAGCGGGCGGGATCGTCGAACAGGCGCTGTTCGTGATTGATTTACCTGAATTGGGTGGGGCGGAGAAATTGCGCAGTGCGGGCGTCACGGTCGATGCGCTAATGGCTTTTGACGGTCACTAA
- a CDS encoding cytochrome c1: MIRLFAIATGLLFALVVMVSFGFGAYNAATETVTKGPEYTYYKKPDAPATGWSFDGAFGKWDVAQLQRGYKVYKEVCSACHSLKFVAFRNLTQLGYNEAQVKAEAASWQVPGIDPDTGEATSRAGTPVDYFPSPYPNDVAAAAANNNAIPPDLSLMTKARNDGTDYVYSLLRGYGPAPEEITTTHPDFETPAGLYYNEYFPNLNIAMAPQLTAGQVTYDDGTEATVDQMSQDVAAFLTWTAEPTLVKRKQTGWPVLGFLLFATILAYLAKQQIWSAVKPKKAK, from the coding sequence ATGATCCGCCTTTTTGCAATCGCCACTGGCCTCCTCTTCGCGCTTGTCGTGATGGTTTCCTTCGGTTTCGGCGCCTATAATGCGGCGACCGAAACTGTGACCAAGGGCCCGGAATACACCTACTACAAGAAGCCCGATGCACCGGCGACCGGCTGGTCCTTTGATGGCGCGTTCGGCAAGTGGGACGTGGCCCAGCTTCAGCGTGGCTACAAGGTGTACAAGGAAGTCTGCTCGGCTTGCCACAGCCTGAAGTTTGTCGCTTTCCGCAACCTTACGCAGCTCGGTTATAACGAAGCACAGGTGAAGGCGGAGGCTGCCAGCTGGCAGGTGCCCGGCATTGACCCGGATACCGGTGAGGCAACCTCGCGCGCGGGGACGCCGGTTGATTATTTCCCGTCGCCCTATCCCAACGATGTTGCAGCGGCAGCGGCCAATAACAATGCCATCCCGCCTGACCTCTCGCTGATGACCAAGGCACGCAATGATGGCACGGATTACGTCTATTCGCTGCTGCGTGGCTATGGCCCTGCACCGGAAGAGATTACGACAACGCATCCGGATTTCGAGACGCCTGCGGGATTGTATTACAACGAGTATTTCCCCAATCTCAACATTGCGATGGCGCCGCAGCTGACCGCTGGTCAGGTGACTTATGATGATGGCACCGAGGCTACGGTCGACCAGATGTCGCAGGATGTCGCCGCATTCCTGACCTGGACCGCTGAACCGACCTTGGTGAAGCGGAAGCAAACCGGTTGGCCGGTGCTGGGCTTCCTGCTTTTCGCCACGATCCTGGCTTATCTCGCCAAGCAACAAATCTGGTCTGCAGTGAAGCCGAAGAAGGCCAAGTAA
- a CDS encoding cytochrome b — protein MSFPWAKEYTPANDFTKWVDEKLPLPRLVYNAVGAGYPVPRNLSYFWNFGVLAGFCLVMQIVTGVILAMHYAPNALVAFSSTEHIMRDVNWGWMLRYAHANGASFFFLVLYIHIFRGFYYSSYKAPREMIWLLGVVIFLLVMATAFMGYVLPWGQMSFWGAKVITGLFGAIPLIGEPLQVWLVGGFAPDNAALNRFFSLHFLLPFVTLGVVILHVWALHIPGSSNPTGIEVKQESDTIPFHPYYTAKDGFGLGVFLIIYCAFVFFIPNLLGHADNYIEANPLATPAHIVPEWYFYPFYAILRAFTFDFVLSAKLWGVLAMFSSILLWFLLPWLDRSPVRSGHYRPMFRKFFWFGLVPCMVVLFICGGAPAEEPYVMLSQIATAYYFIHFLVIIPVVSSIEKPEPLPYSITEAVLGSDDSAKLGDTTPAASA, from the coding sequence ATGAGCTTTCCCTGGGCCAAGGAATACACACCCGCCAACGACTTCACCAAGTGGGTCGACGAGAAGCTGCCGCTGCCGCGCCTTGTCTATAATGCTGTGGGTGCCGGCTATCCTGTGCCGCGCAACCTGTCATATTTCTGGAACTTCGGTGTCCTGGCAGGCTTCTGCCTTGTCATGCAGATCGTCACCGGCGTGATCCTGGCGATGCATTATGCGCCCAACGCGCTGGTTGCCTTCAGCTCGACCGAGCACATCATGCGCGACGTCAACTGGGGCTGGATGCTGCGTTATGCGCATGCCAACGGGGCCAGCTTCTTCTTCCTCGTGCTCTACATCCATATCTTCCGCGGCTTCTATTACAGCTCGTACAAGGCACCGCGCGAGATGATCTGGCTGCTCGGCGTGGTCATCTTCCTGCTGGTAATGGCGACGGCGTTCATGGGTTATGTCCTGCCTTGGGGGCAGATGAGTTTCTGGGGTGCCAAGGTTATTACCGGCCTGTTCGGGGCGATCCCGCTGATCGGTGAGCCGCTGCAGGTATGGCTGGTGGGCGGTTTTGCGCCTGACAATGCCGCGCTCAACCGCTTCTTCTCGCTCCACTTCCTGCTGCCCTTCGTGACACTGGGCGTGGTTATCCTCCACGTCTGGGCCTTGCACATTCCGGGCTCTTCGAATCCGACCGGTATCGAGGTGAAGCAGGAAAGCGACACAATCCCGTTCCACCCGTATTACACGGCGAAAGACGGCTTTGGCTTGGGCGTGTTCCTGATCATCTATTGCGCCTTCGTGTTCTTCATCCCGAACCTGCTCGGCCATGCTGACAACTATATCGAGGCGAACCCGCTGGCGACGCCTGCGCATATCGTGCCCGAATGGTATTTCTATCCGTTCTACGCGATCCTGCGTGCCTTCACTTTCGACTTTGTCCTGTCGGCGAAGCTGTGGGGCGTGTTGGCGATGTTCAGCTCGATCCTGTTGTGGTTCCTGCTGCCGTGGCTTGACCGTTCGCCGGTTCGGAGCGGCCATTACCGCCCGATGTTCCGCAAGTTCTTCTGGTTCGGCCTGGTGCCGTGCATGGTCGTGCTGTTCATCTGTGGCGGCGCACCGGCTGAAGAGCCCTATGTAATGCTGAGCCAGATTGCGACGGCTTATTACTTCATCCACTTCCTGGTGATTATCCCGGTCGTCTCTTCGATCGAGAAGCCGGAACCGCTGCCCTATTCGATTACCGAAGCAGTGCTGGGATCGGATGATAGCGCCAAGCTTGGCGACACAACCCCAGCGGCCTCGGCCTGA
- the petA gene encoding ubiquinol-cytochrome c reductase iron-sulfur subunit codes for MADNSGTATADTASEHTEDGVRRRDFINIAAVSAAGVGGLAVVYPLVSQMAPSADVLAESTTEVDVAGIEPGQSIKAIFRKQPLFVKRLTAAEIADANSVPLSDLREPQTLAERTSEGNEDILITMGVCTHLGCVPLGAAEGENKGEYGGYFCPCHGSHYDTAGRIRKGPAPTNLEVPEYTFTSETTVVVG; via the coding sequence ATGGCTGACAATTCGGGCACCGCAACCGCGGACACAGCTTCCGAACATACCGAAGACGGCGTACGGCGTCGCGACTTCATCAACATCGCTGCGGTCAGTGCGGCTGGCGTAGGCGGCCTTGCGGTCGTCTATCCGCTGGTCAGCCAGATGGCGCCTTCGGCGGATGTGTTGGCGGAATCGACGACCGAAGTTGACGTTGCAGGTATCGAGCCCGGACAGTCGATCAAGGCGATTTTCCGCAAGCAGCCGCTGTTTGTGAAGCGCCTGACCGCTGCAGAGATTGCCGATGCCAATTCCGTGCCCTTGTCCGACCTGCGCGAGCCCCAGACGCTCGCCGAGCGGACCTCGGAAGGCAATGAAGACATCCTGATCACGATGGGCGTTTGCACCCATCTCGGCTGTGTTCCTCTGGGCGCTGCCGAAGGCGAGAACAAGGGCGAGTATGGCGGCTATTTCTGCCCCTGTCACGGCTCGCACTACGATACGGCAGGCCGTATCCGTAAAGGTCCGGCACCGACCAACCTCGAAGTGCCGGAATACACATTCACCTCCGAAACCACTGTTGTGGTCGGCTAA
- the pgeF gene encoding peptidoglycan editing factor PgeF, whose translation MADQLDITRSHLLADVPHGFLGRAGGVSTGDVAGLQFGQGAGDDPARVAANRRSAIAAIQPDAELAMPYQVHSPDAVVVREVWDDADRPRADAVVTDRPGLLLGVVTADCAPVLLADSQAGIVAAAHAGWRGAHGGVIESTLEMMEKLGAEASRIAAAIGPCIGQDNYEVDAPFRTHFSVEDERHFIAGRQGHWQFDLEGYVASRLQSAGIARIDPLELDTYALPDRFYSFRRATHSGAANYGRQASLIGLPAIVA comes from the coding sequence TTGGCTGACCAGCTCGATATTACCCGGTCGCACTTGCTCGCCGATGTGCCCCATGGCTTTCTGGGCCGGGCGGGCGGCGTTTCGACGGGGGACGTTGCGGGTCTGCAATTCGGGCAAGGCGCAGGGGATGATCCGGCTCGTGTGGCGGCAAACCGCCGCAGCGCTATAGCCGCCATCCAGCCGGATGCGGAGCTCGCCATGCCCTACCAGGTCCATTCCCCCGACGCGGTGGTGGTGCGTGAGGTATGGGATGATGCGGATCGGCCCCGCGCAGATGCTGTGGTGACCGACCGGCCGGGCCTGCTGCTGGGCGTTGTTACAGCAGATTGCGCTCCGGTCCTGCTGGCAGATTCGCAAGCGGGGATTGTCGCTGCGGCTCATGCCGGGTGGCGCGGCGCTCACGGCGGAGTGATCGAATCGACACTCGAGATGATGGAAAAGCTCGGCGCAGAGGCATCACGGATTGCCGCCGCGATCGGGCCTTGCATCGGGCAGGACAACTATGAAGTGGACGCCCCTTTCCGGACCCATTTTTCAGTCGAGGACGAACGACATTTTATTGCCGGTCGGCAAGGCCATTGGCAGTTCGATCTCGAGGGTTACGTAGCGTCACGATTGCAGAGTGCTGGCATTGCCCGGATCGACCCTTTGGAGCTGGATACTTACGCCTTGCCCGACCGGTTCTATTCCTTCCGCCGGGCCACTCATTCGGGCGCGGCAAACTATGGTCGACAGGCCTCGCTGATAGGGCTTCCCGCCATCGTTGCGTGA